From Chaetodon trifascialis isolate fChaTrf1 chromosome 1, fChaTrf1.hap1, whole genome shotgun sequence, one genomic window encodes:
- the LOC139331228 gene encoding LIM and senescent cell antigen-like-containing domain protein 1 isoform X2: MLGVAGMTGSIANALATAACERCKSGFAATEKIVNSNGELYHEQCFVCAQCFQQFPEGLFYEFEGRKYCEHDFQMLFAPCCHQCGEFIIGRVIKAMNNSWHPDCFCCDICQAVLADVGFVKNAGRHLCRPCHNREKARGLGKYICQKCHAIIEEQPLIFKNDPYHPDHFNCNNCGKELTAEARELKGELYCLPCHDKMGVPICGACRRPIEGRVVNAMGKQWHVEHFVCAKCEKPFLGHRHYERKGLAYCETHYNQLFGDVCYHCNRVIEGDVVSALNKAWCVSCFSCSTCNTKLTLKNKFVEFDMKPVCKKCYEKFPLELKKRLKKLAESLARK, from the exons ATGCTGGGGGTGGCTGGAATGACGGGCAG CATTGCTAATGCCCTGGCCACTGCGGCCTGTGAGAGATGTAAGAGTGGCTTCGCTGCGACTGAGAAGATTGTCAATAGTAATGGAGAGCTGTACCATGAacagtgctttgtgtgtgcccagtgttttcagcagtttcCAGAGGGACTCTTCTATGAG TTTGAAGGAAGAAAATACTGTGAACATGACTTCCAGATGCTCTTTGCCCCTTGCTGTCACCAGTGTG GGGAGTTCATCATTGGTCGTGTCATTAAGGCCATGAACAATAGTTGGCACCCTGACTGCTTCTGCTGTGACATTTGCCAGGCTGTGCTTGCTGACGTGGGGTTTGTCAAAAATGCTGGCAG GCACCTGTGTCGCCCATGTCATAACCGCGAGAAAGCTCGTGGCCTGGGCAAGTACATCTGTCAGAAGTGCCATGCCATCATTGAAGAGCAGCCACTGATCTTTAAGAATGACCCCTATCACCCAGACCACTTCAACTGCAACAATTGCGG GAAGGAACTGACGGCTGAAGCCAGGGAACTAAAAGGAGAGCTCTACTGTCTGCCCTGCCACGACAAGATGGGTGTACCAATCTGTGGTGCCTGCAGGAGACCCATCGAGGGGCGTGTTGTCAATGCTATGGGCAAGCAGTGGCATGTGGAG cattttgtgtgtgccaAGTGTGAGAAGCCTTTCCTCGGTCATCGGCATTATGAGAGGAAGGGGTTAGCTTACTGTGAGACTCATTATAACcag CTCTTTGGTGATGTGTGCTATCACTGCAACCGTGTGATCGAAGGCGATG TGGTGTCTGCTCTCAACAAAGCCTGGTGTGTCAGTTGTTTCTCGTGCTCCACCTGCAACACAAAACTCACTCTCAA GAACAAGTTTGTTGAGTTTGACATGAAGCCTGTTTGTAAAAAGTGCTATGAGAAGTTTCCTCTGGAGCTTAAGAAAAGGCTCAAGAAGCTGGCTGAGTCCTTGGCACGCAAGTGA
- the LOC139331203 gene encoding F-box/LRR-repeat protein 3-like → MKRGLQGSEQEDGGGTSSGSQETLKRSRKQRREKDLEEEEEAQWECLPQEVLLHIFQYLPLLDRAYASQVCRGWNQAFHMPELWRCFEFELNQPASSYLKATHPDLIKQIIKRHSNHLQYVSFKVDSSRESAEAACDILSQLVNCSLKTLGLISTARPSFMELPKSHFISALTVVFVNSKSLSSLKIDDTPVDDPSLKVLVANNSDTLKLLKMSSCPHVSPAGILCVADQCHGLRELALNYHLLSDDLLIALSSEKHVHLEHLRIDVISDNPGQQFHTIKKSSWDAMVRHSPKFNLVMYFFLYEDEFGPFFRDEIPVTHLYFGRSVSKDVLGRVGLTCPRLVELVVCANGLRPLDAELIRIAQRCTQLSAIGLGECEVSCSAFVEFVKMCGDRLKQLSIMEEVLVPDHRYGLDDIHWEVSKHLGRVWFPDMMPTW, encoded by the exons ATGAAACGAGGTCTCCAAGGGAGTGAGCAGGAGGACGGAGGTGGCACCAGCAGTGGGTCTCAGGAGACTCTTAAACGATCCCgcaagcagaggagggagaaagacttggaggaggaggaggaagcccAGTGGGAGTGTTTGCCACAGGAGGTCCTGCTCCACATCTTCCAGTACCTGCCTCTACTGGATAGGGCTTATGCTTCTCAG GTGTGCCGGGGCTGGAACCAGGCTTTTCACATGCCAGAGCTGTGGCGGTGTTTTGAGTTTGAGTTGAACCAGCCAGCCAGCTCCTATCTGAAGGCCACACACCCAGACCTCATCAAACAGATAATCAAGAGGCACTCCAACCACCTGCAGTATGTCAGCTTCAAG gtggacagcagcagagagtctGCAGAGGCAGCCTGTGATATCCTCTCCCAGCTCGTCAATTGTTCTTTGAAAACACTGGGGCTCATCTCCACGGCCAGGCCCAGCTTCATGGAGCTGCCCAAG TCTCACTTCATCTCAGCTCTGACGGTGGTTTTTGTCAACTCCAAATCCCTGTCCTCACTGAAGATTGACGACACACCAGTGGACGACCCCTCCCTCAAAGTCCTGGTGGCCAACAACAGCGACACCCTCAAACTGCTGAAAATGAGCAGCTGTCCTCATGTTTCACCTGCAG GCATCCTGTGTGTGGCTGATCAGTGCCACGGATTGAGAGAACTGGCCCTCAACTACCATTTGCTGAGTGATGATCTTCTCATCGCCCTCTCCTCTGAGAAGCACGTTCACCTTGAACACCTTCGCATCGACGTGATTAGCGACAATCCTGGCCAACAGTTCCACACCATCAAGAAGAGCAGCTGGGACGCCATGGTGCGCCACTCTCCCAAATTTAATCTGGTCATGTACTTCTTCCTCTATGAGGACGAGTTTGGCCCTTTCTTTCGTGATGAAATCCCTGTTACGCATCTGTACTTCGGCCGCTCTGTCAGTAAAGATGTGCTGGGCCGTGTCGGGCTCACCTGCCCGCGTCTGGTCGAGCTGGTAGTGTGCGCCAATGGGCTGCGGCCGCTGGACGCAGAGCTGATCCGCATCGCCCAACGCTGCACACAGCTGTCTGCCATCGGCTTGGGAGAGTGCGAAGTGTCCTGCAGCGCCTTCGTGGAGTTTGTCAAGATGTGTGGAGACAGGCTGAAGCAGCTATCCATCATGGAGGAGGTACTGGTTCCGGATCACCGGTATGGGCTGGATGATATCCACTGGGAAGTGTCAAAGCATTTGGGTCGTGTCTGGTTCCCAGACATGATGCCTACCTGGTAG
- the tgfbrap1 gene encoding transforming growth factor-beta receptor-associated protein 1 homolog codes for MSVKAFELVPAVERDLLMGDKARINIECIECCGKHLYLGTNDCFIHHFLLDEVTSSKGKLSYSAQKLLHKYLGLKKPVAELRAASALERLIVLCDGMVFLVDMVTLETVPSAAGGGAKIRGVTAFCINENPMNGDPFCVEMGVLSSKRRTVQIYMVYEDRVQLVKEVTTPEQPCAVSLDGYFMCLALATQYMILNYKTGASQDLFPYNSEERRPIVKRIGREEFLLAAPGGLGMFANAEGVSQRAPVNWSESVIGAAVCFPYVVALDESFITIHSMLDQQLKQTLSFRDGHILQDFEGKVILASTKAVYVLVPLPLERQIQDLLASHRVEEALILTEGAQRNIPKDKFQILHKRILQQAGFIQFGQLQFLEAKEHFRKGQLDVRELISLYPLLLPASSSFTRCHPPLHEFADLNHLAQGDQEKVLRCKKFLISYLGEVRSTEVANGCREDVDTALLKLYAEQDHDSLLDLVASDNACLLADSVPWLEKYHKYFALGLLYHYNGQDSAALQLWIRVVDGDLQDSTRSDLYDYIVDFLCSCSNLDLVWKYADWALQKDPTIGVHIFTKRPGSKDRSELNPDDVVTFLGKHRQALLLYLEHLVLERRTQKEKFHTHLAVLYLERVLSMLSESPKDEEKLTRARERLQALLRESNLYRVQLLLGKTENCDQLLLERATLHGKLEEHDKALHILVHKLRDFPSAEAFCTWASSCRDSAYRQRLFHLLLGVYLDGNQPAAGGHSGDLEMAAVDLLNRHGEVFDAARVLRMLPEGWSLQLLRPFLDQAIRASMHKCRTSQIALGLSHSENLQLLHDRLKERKKPIFVSEKKGCHLCHNTFSEPEVVCLPGGVPVHTHCVAQRVRDSPTKRQLTNSSNHT; via the exons ATGAGTGTGAAGGCTTTTGAGCTAGTCCCTGCTGTGGAGCGAGATCTCCTCATGGGCGACAAGGCTCGCATCAACATCGAGTGCATTGAATGTTGTGGAAAGCACTTGTACTTGGGCACCAATGACTGCTTCATCCACCACTTCCTGCTGGATGAGGTTACATCCTCCAAAGGGAAACTGAGTTACTCGGCTCAGAAGCTGCTGCACAAATATCTGGGCCTGAAGAAACCAGTGGCTGAGCTGCGTGCTGCCTCTGCTTTGGAGCGTCTGATAGTGCTTTGCGATGGAATGGTGTTTCTCGTTGACATGGTGACACTGGAGACTGTGCCGTCGGCGGCAGGAGGTGGAGCCAAGATCAGAGGTGTGACTGCGTTCTGCATTAATGAGAACCCGATGAACGGTGATCCGTTCTGTGTGGAAATGGGTGTGCTCTCCTCCAAGCGGCGGACAGTCCAGATTTACATGGTGTATGAGGACAGAGTGCAGCTGGTCAAAGAGGTGACAACCCCTGAGCAGCCCTGTGCCGTGAGTCTTGATGGTTACTTCATGTGCTTGGCCCTCGCAACGCAGTACATGATTCTGAACTACAAGACAGGAGCCTCCCAAGACCTCTTCCCTTACAACAGTGAAGAGAGGAGACCCATTGTGAAGAGGATAGGCAGGGAGGAGTTCCTCTTAGCAGCACCTGGTGGTCTGG GAATGTTTGCAAATGCAGAAGGGGTATCTCAGCGGGCTCCAGTCAACTGGTCAGAGAGCGTCATTGgcgctgctgtgtgttttccataTGTGGTTGCTTTGGATGAGAGCTTCATCACCATCCACAGCATGCTGGaccagcagctgaagcagaCCCTTTCATTCAGGGATGGACACATCCTACAAGACTTTGAAG gaAAGGTCATTCTGGCTTCCACTAAGGCAGTGTATGTCCTGGTTCCCCTGCCGCTGGAGAGGCAGATCCAGGACTTACTGGCCAGTCACAGAGTGGAGGAGGCACTCATCCTCACAGAGGGAGCACAGAGAAATATTCCCAAAGACAAGTTTCAG ATTTTGCACAAAAGAATCCTCCAGCAGGCGGGTTTCATACAGTTTGGCCAACTTCAGTTTCTAGAAGCGAAAGAACACTTCAG GAAGGGTCAGCTGGATGTGCGGGAGCTGATCTCTCTCTACCCGTTGCTGCTCCCAGCATCGTCTTCGTTCACACGCTGCCACCCTCCCCTCCACGAGTTCGCAGATCTTAACCACCTGGCTCAGGGTGACCAGGAGAAAGTCCTGCGCTGCAAGAAATTCCTTATCAGTTATTTGGGAGAG GTACGAAGCACAGAAGTGGCCAACGGCTGCAGAGAGGATGTTGACACTGCACTTTTAAAGCTGTATGCTGAGCAGGATCACGACAGCCTTCTAGACTTGGTAGCATCAGACAATGCCTGCCTACTAGCAGACAGTGTCCCATGGCTGGAGAAATACCACAA ATATTTTGCACTTGGGCTGCTCTATCATTATAATGGTCAGGATTCAGCAGCACTTCAG TTGTGGATCCGTGTGGTAGACGGGGATCTGCAGGACTCCACAAGATCTGACCTTTATGACTACATTGTGGACtttctctgctcctgctccaatctgGACCTTGTCTGGAAGTATGCAGACTGGGCCCTGCAGAAGGATCCCACC ATAGGTGTTCACATCTTTACAAAGAGGCCTGGCAGTAAAGATCGATCAGAACTAAACCCTGATGATGTCGTCACTTTCCTGGGAAAGCACAGGCAGGCGCTGCTTCTCTACCTGGAACACCTGGTGCTGGAGAGAAGGACACAG AAAGAGAAGTTCCACACTCACCTGGCTGTGTTGTACCTGGAGAGAGTCTTGTCGATGTTGTCGGAGTCGCCTAAGGATGAAGAGAAGCTCACCAGAGCTAGAGAGAGGCTCCAAGCCCTGCTCAGGGAGTCCAACCTGTACCGTGTACAGTTACTTTTAG GTAAGACAGAGaactgtgaccaactgctgctagAGCGTGCAACACTACATGGAAAACTGGAGGAGCATGACAAAGCCCTGCACATATTGGTGCACAAGCTTAGAGACTTCCCGTCTGCCGAGGCCTTCTGTACATGGGCCTCATCTTGCCGGGATTCTGCTTATCGACAGCGGCTGTTTCACCTGCTCTTGGGGGTGTATCTAGACGGGaaccagccagcagcaggaggtcaCAGTGGAGACCTGGAGATGGCGGCAGTGGACCTCCTAAATCGACACGGCGAGGTGTTTGATGCAGCCCGCGTCCTGCGCATGCTCCCTGAGGGCTggtcactgcagctgctgcggCCCTTTTTGGATCAAGCCATCAGGGCCAGCATGCACAAGTGCCGCACCTCCCAGATTGCTCTAGGGCTGTCTCACTCTGAAAACCTTCAACTGCTGCACGACAGG CTGAAAGAACGGAAGAAACCAATCTTTGTGTCGGAAAAGAAGGGGTGCCACCTGTGCCACAACACCTTCAGTGAGCCTGAGGTGGTGTGTCTGCCAGGCGGAGTGCCTGTCCACACTCACTGTGTCGCCCAGAGAGTAAGAGACTCTCCCACAAAGAGACAGTTAACTAATAGCAGTAACCATACGTGA
- the LOC139331228 gene encoding LIM and senescent cell antigen-like-containing domain protein 1 isoform X1 codes for MLGVAGMTGSIANALATAACERCKSGFAATEKIVNSNGELYHEQCFVCAQCFQQFPEGLFYEFEGRKYCEHDFQMLFAPCCHQCGEFIIGRVIKAMNNSWHPDCFCCDICQAVLADVGFVKNAGRHLCRPCHNREKARGLGKYICQKCHAIIEEQPLIFKNDPYHPDHFNCNNCGKELTAEARELKGELYCLPCHDKMGVPICGACRRPIEGRVVNAMGKQWHVEHFVCAKCEKPFLGHRHYERKGLAYCETHYNQLFGDVCYHCNRVIEGDVVSALNKAWCVSCFSCSTCNTKLTLKDKFVEIDLKPVCKHCYERMPEELKRRLARRERDVKDRKKKPAVCL; via the exons ATGCTGGGGGTGGCTGGAATGACGGGCAG CATTGCTAATGCCCTGGCCACTGCGGCCTGTGAGAGATGTAAGAGTGGCTTCGCTGCGACTGAGAAGATTGTCAATAGTAATGGAGAGCTGTACCATGAacagtgctttgtgtgtgcccagtgttttcagcagtttcCAGAGGGACTCTTCTATGAG TTTGAAGGAAGAAAATACTGTGAACATGACTTCCAGATGCTCTTTGCCCCTTGCTGTCACCAGTGTG GGGAGTTCATCATTGGTCGTGTCATTAAGGCCATGAACAATAGTTGGCACCCTGACTGCTTCTGCTGTGACATTTGCCAGGCTGTGCTTGCTGACGTGGGGTTTGTCAAAAATGCTGGCAG GCACCTGTGTCGCCCATGTCATAACCGCGAGAAAGCTCGTGGCCTGGGCAAGTACATCTGTCAGAAGTGCCATGCCATCATTGAAGAGCAGCCACTGATCTTTAAGAATGACCCCTATCACCCAGACCACTTCAACTGCAACAATTGCGG GAAGGAACTGACGGCTGAAGCCAGGGAACTAAAAGGAGAGCTCTACTGTCTGCCCTGCCACGACAAGATGGGTGTACCAATCTGTGGTGCCTGCAGGAGACCCATCGAGGGGCGTGTTGTCAATGCTATGGGCAAGCAGTGGCATGTGGAG cattttgtgtgtgccaAGTGTGAGAAGCCTTTCCTCGGTCATCGGCATTATGAGAGGAAGGGGTTAGCTTACTGTGAGACTCATTATAACcag CTCTTTGGTGATGTGTGCTATCACTGCAACCGTGTGATCGAAGGCGATG TGGTGTCTGCTCTCAACAAAGCCTGGTGTGTCAGTTGTTTCTCGTGCTCCACCTGCAACACAAAACTCACTCTCAA AGACAAGTTTGTTGAAATTGACCTGAAGCCAGTGTGCAAGCACTGCTATGAGCGCATGCCCGAGGAACTGAAACGGCGTCTTGCCAGACGCGAGCGCGATGTGAAAGACCGCAAGAAAaaacctgctgtctgtctgtag